One window from the genome of bacterium encodes:
- a CDS encoding OmpA family protein — MSVLLAATTLSGQPALTLEDLLAEAETALAQAYEGGLNLLAPTRVSKAETSVKEARKQMESGGSEQLVRLSLESAIESLETAAASTAQTRERLQIVLDARAAALLAGAEQTNLPIWQKAERGLRDLAASIEVGRDAEVNGLREPLAQQYWAARRESLRDGLLANAKADVAAAQKAGCDQQFPMLMARARQAVSRAEAFLTQESLDECRIAAAEASRHAKHAIGQLNYLNDTKKSRTQIETMLLPYDDLLFEIALASGDTLDFSRGGAEAVKDFRKLYSRIQAKLKAERDSLERATGRSHESMERSLTEMQTRFADVQNQMIELEQRMRDMQMERDVAVSRLRKNELTAQRVQLAQTAFDPGDAVVYQTMEGNVIIHLYGVKFASGKSTVDRDQRAILKKAAEAISVFPGVGVTVEGHTDDDGSEEGNLELSQKRAEAVGKLLQEEVPQSVSIQTIGKGESSPIASNKTARGKALNRRIDLVLSLPSPK, encoded by the coding sequence TTGTCAGTTCTGCTTGCCGCAACAACCTTGTCAGGCCAGCCCGCGCTTACACTTGAAGATTTGCTCGCAGAGGCGGAAACGGCATTGGCTCAGGCCTACGAAGGCGGCCTGAACTTGCTGGCGCCAACGCGGGTTAGCAAGGCGGAAACGTCGGTGAAAGAAGCGCGCAAACAGATGGAGTCGGGCGGCAGCGAGCAGCTGGTGCGTCTATCATTAGAAAGCGCTATTGAAAGTCTTGAAACCGCGGCGGCCAGCACCGCGCAAACTCGAGAGCGCCTTCAGATTGTGCTTGACGCGCGCGCTGCCGCACTCCTCGCCGGCGCGGAGCAGACCAATCTGCCTATTTGGCAAAAGGCTGAGCGGGGCTTAAGAGATTTGGCGGCATCTATCGAAGTCGGACGAGATGCGGAGGTGAACGGGCTGCGGGAGCCCCTTGCGCAGCAATACTGGGCCGCCCGTCGCGAATCGCTGCGCGACGGTTTGTTGGCGAATGCAAAAGCGGATGTGGCCGCGGCTCAGAAGGCGGGGTGTGATCAACAGTTCCCCATGTTGATGGCACGTGCGCGGCAGGCTGTTTCACGTGCGGAAGCGTTCCTGACTCAGGAGAGCCTTGACGAATGTAGAATCGCGGCGGCGGAAGCATCTCGACATGCGAAGCATGCCATTGGCCAGCTCAATTACTTGAATGACACAAAGAAATCGCGGACGCAGATTGAGACAATGCTGTTGCCTTATGATGACCTGCTATTCGAAATTGCGTTGGCGTCCGGCGATACACTTGACTTTTCACGCGGGGGCGCGGAAGCCGTGAAGGATTTCCGCAAACTGTATAGCCGGATCCAGGCAAAGCTAAAGGCGGAACGTGATTCTCTGGAGAGAGCGACTGGCAGGTCGCATGAAAGCATGGAACGTTCTTTGACCGAAATGCAGACTCGCTTCGCGGATGTTCAGAACCAGATGATTGAGCTTGAGCAGCGCATGCGCGACATGCAAATGGAGCGTGATGTTGCAGTGAGTAGATTGCGCAAGAATGAGCTGACTGCACAGCGAGTCCAGCTTGCTCAAACGGCGTTTGACCCGGGCGATGCAGTTGTTTATCAGACGATGGAAGGGAATGTGATCATTCACCTCTACGGGGTGAAGTTTGCAAGTGGAAAATCAACGGTCGACAGGGATCAGCGTGCCATTCTGAAGAAGGCCGCTGAGGCAATTTCCGTTTTTCCCGGAGTCGGGGTTACGGTTGAAGGACACACCGATGACGATGGCTCGGAGGAAGGCAACCTCGAACTCTCGCAAAAGCGAGCAGAAGCTGTGGGCAAACTATTGCAGGAAGAGGTTCCCCAGTCTGTGTCGATACAAACTATCGGCAAGGGAGAAAGCTCGCCGATCGCATCTAATAAAACCGCGCGAGGCAAAGCGCTGAACCGGCGGATAGACCTGGTTCTCTCATTGCCATCACCCAAATGA
- a CDS encoding S49 family peptidase codes for MKSHFRFAVAFALSTAMFTARAATPPLLPNYGLGVLETAGSAGTYMGALGSYWNPAGWAAMTKGEAVFTWNDRSIANKRIDNWGILLGGHGLGASMRRSLIPGEEVVSLDEYQLALAGGGRKDYWGLSYGWAKGARTDEFRQHYMTVGNLMRPNKYVSIGSAWTLGLRNGRSQMLLDLGLRPFWGSHRVTIFGDAAAHDKDNPQTMQWGAGIEFMPLDGIRLAAKVSKVLPDDPAPWLTIGAGISLDATGMHAAPQFDKDNERLRTSYAIRLGEVEPSFQAGKWIDKDKRVVAAGMRGVLTYRKSKWLDQGRHSLLETIEWIEAAKRDVSVGGIALNMSGFHSSLQLAWELGEKLKDFRATGKSVYMYVDRPTLTHMYLIAQADRVWMDPLGLADMMGWVMGGTYYKGMLEKLGLGVEEWRYFEYKSAFEVLARRDMSEKDREQRMALLEDIHAAWADALNSGRGISEDSIMLAMDSLALLTAHEAYRFGLVDTLGRWDDAASLVEYWSGTKKSFINKDELTEAPFADQRWSEYPTIALVYALGECDMDTGIRGRYTSRLLRKLAEDDDYDAVVLRVDSPGGDGMASDWVADQMRKVSEEKPMIVTQGRVAASGGYWLSSPGDYVFTSPFSITGSIGVIAGWVWNDGLTDKTGLTYDNVQIGRHADLGTGVVLPFLNFEVPNRPVNDGERRRVEKIIREHYDDFVGMVAEDREMSRSEVEAIAQGRVWSGQAAIERNLADGIGGLEDAIAYAKQKAGISKREKIRIVEYPKPSLINFDRLFAPASPLGLIGYRLGLLGQQESVESEVIPYSLQVLRTYAKRPGQPLFMLPPESMLDE; via the coding sequence ATGAAGTCACATTTTCGATTCGCTGTTGCATTTGCACTATCAACGGCGATGTTCACCGCACGCGCAGCAACTCCACCGCTGCTTCCCAACTATGGATTGGGAGTGCTCGAGACCGCAGGATCCGCCGGAACTTACATGGGCGCGCTGGGTTCGTATTGGAATCCTGCGGGCTGGGCAGCCATGACCAAAGGCGAAGCGGTGTTCACATGGAATGACCGCAGCATTGCGAATAAGCGTATCGATAACTGGGGAATCTTGCTCGGCGGACACGGTCTCGGAGCTTCCATGCGACGCTCGCTAATCCCGGGCGAGGAAGTAGTGTCTCTCGATGAGTATCAGCTCGCATTGGCGGGAGGCGGGAGAAAAGACTATTGGGGACTGTCATACGGCTGGGCAAAAGGTGCTCGGACGGACGAGTTTCGACAACACTATATGACCGTTGGTAATCTGATGCGTCCCAATAAGTATGTCTCCATTGGAAGCGCTTGGACTCTCGGATTGCGAAACGGACGAAGCCAAATGCTTCTGGATCTTGGTTTGCGTCCCTTTTGGGGATCACATCGGGTGACCATTTTTGGAGATGCTGCTGCACACGACAAGGACAATCCGCAGACGATGCAGTGGGGAGCAGGGATTGAGTTCATGCCGCTTGACGGTATCCGTCTTGCGGCGAAAGTCTCGAAAGTTCTTCCGGACGATCCTGCACCGTGGCTGACAATTGGTGCCGGGATCTCACTTGATGCAACCGGCATGCACGCTGCACCGCAATTTGATAAAGACAACGAACGACTTCGAACAAGTTACGCTATTCGGTTGGGAGAAGTTGAGCCGAGTTTCCAAGCGGGCAAATGGATCGACAAAGATAAACGAGTCGTCGCGGCGGGAATGCGCGGCGTCCTCACGTACAGGAAATCAAAGTGGCTTGATCAAGGTCGACACAGTCTACTCGAAACCATCGAATGGATTGAGGCGGCAAAGCGTGATGTGAGCGTTGGCGGCATTGCATTGAACATGTCCGGATTTCACTCGTCTCTTCAGTTGGCGTGGGAATTGGGCGAGAAGCTCAAAGACTTCCGGGCAACCGGCAAGAGCGTGTATATGTACGTTGATCGACCGACACTGACTCACATGTACCTCATTGCACAGGCGGATCGTGTGTGGATGGACCCGTTAGGCTTGGCAGACATGATGGGTTGGGTGATGGGCGGTACGTATTATAAAGGTATGCTTGAGAAGCTCGGATTAGGCGTGGAAGAGTGGCGCTACTTTGAGTACAAGTCGGCCTTCGAAGTCTTAGCGCGTCGTGATATGTCCGAAAAGGACCGCGAGCAGAGAATGGCACTGTTGGAGGACATTCATGCGGCGTGGGCAGATGCGCTAAACAGCGGTCGCGGTATCAGCGAGGATTCCATCATGCTGGCAATGGATTCACTTGCTCTGTTGACCGCTCATGAAGCCTATCGATTCGGACTGGTGGATACCCTGGGAAGGTGGGATGACGCGGCGAGTCTGGTAGAATATTGGAGCGGCACCAAGAAAAGCTTCATAAACAAGGATGAGCTTACAGAAGCGCCGTTTGCCGATCAGCGTTGGAGTGAATATCCGACCATTGCACTGGTCTATGCATTGGGTGAGTGCGATATGGATACGGGGATTCGCGGCCGTTATACGTCAAGACTTCTGCGAAAGCTCGCGGAAGATGATGACTACGATGCCGTCGTGTTACGTGTCGACTCTCCTGGTGGTGACGGAATGGCTTCAGACTGGGTCGCAGACCAGATGCGAAAAGTGTCAGAAGAAAAGCCAATGATCGTCACACAGGGACGTGTTGCCGCCTCGGGAGGCTATTGGCTCAGTTCGCCGGGGGACTATGTTTTTACTTCACCGTTTTCAATCACCGGTTCCATCGGCGTAATTGCGGGGTGGGTGTGGAACGACGGTTTGACAGATAAGACGGGTTTGACCTACGATAATGTCCAGATTGGCAGGCATGCAGACTTGGGTACTGGAGTAGTGCTGCCATTCCTGAATTTCGAAGTTCCAAATAGACCGGTCAATGATGGCGAACGCCGGCGTGTGGAGAAGATTATCCGTGAGCACTATGATGACTTTGTAGGAATGGTGGCGGAAGACCGCGAGATGAGCCGAAGCGAAGTGGAAGCAATTGCCCAGGGGCGGGTCTGGAGCGGGCAGGCAGCGATTGAGAGAAATCTCGCGGATGGGATCGGCGGGCTTGAAGACGCAATCGCCTATGCCAAGCAGAAGGCGGGCATTTCAAAACGCGAGAAAATTCGGATTGTAGAATACCCGAAACCGAGCCTAATAAATTTTGACAGGCTCTTCGCGCCGGCATCACCTTTGGGTCTCATAGGTTATCGGCTTGGACTGCTCGGCCAACAGGAATCGGTTGAGAGCGAGGTTATTCCGTACAGCTTGCAGGTCTTGCGAACCTATGCCAAGCGGCCCGGACAGCCACTTTTTATGTTGCCCCCGGAGTCTATGCTCGATGAGTAG
- a CDS encoding 4Fe-4S binding protein encodes MFKLVVHETWCKGCRICVDLCPTNTLVMEDTPDRWEGAIVKVANMEACNGCGICEAECPDFAITVFAEKQKAGGAA; translated from the coding sequence ATGTTCAAGTTGGTGGTTCACGAGACGTGGTGCAAGGGTTGCCGCATCTGTGTGGACCTGTGCCCGACCAATACTCTGGTGATGGAAGATACGCCGGACCGTTGGGAAGGGGCGATTGTAAAAGTCGCAAACATGGAAGCCTGCAATGGCTGCGGAATCTGTGAGGCGGAGTGTCCGGATTTCGCCATCACCGTCTTTGCGGAAAAGCAGAAGGCCGGAGGTGCGGCGTGA
- a CDS encoding 2-oxoacid:acceptor oxidoreductase subunit alpha, with protein sequence MNTRERVFWAGNETIAEAALRAGCNFYAGYPITPSSEVAALLSLRLPQLGGVFLQMEDEIAAMGAVVGASLGGAKSMTATSGPGFSLKQENIGYAIMTETPCVVVNVQRGGPSTGTPTAPAQGDIMQARWGTHGDHSIIALTPGYPQEVYRETIRAFHLAEEYRTPVVLLIDEIIAHTTESFELPTGSDLDPIHPRSWYQERYGANSYRPFHDFYQGKHIHITGLTHNRAGFGTTAPEIVQESIEHLVNKILLKQRDIERNESYLLDDADIAIITFGSPGRASRVAVDAARAEGIKAGLMRIITFWPFPKDTVRALTDRVKAVIVPEMNMGMLRMEVERSAMRRDVSLFGVNRVGGVPIEPQNVLDKIREVHRGL encoded by the coding sequence GTGAACACCCGAGAACGAGTCTTCTGGGCCGGCAATGAAACGATCGCGGAAGCCGCATTGCGGGCTGGCTGTAACTTCTATGCCGGCTACCCAATAACGCCATCTTCTGAAGTTGCCGCGCTATTGTCGTTGCGATTGCCGCAATTGGGGGGAGTCTTCTTGCAAATGGAAGACGAAATCGCGGCGATGGGAGCGGTTGTAGGAGCATCGCTGGGTGGTGCCAAATCCATGACTGCCACCTCGGGTCCGGGATTCTCGCTGAAACAAGAAAACATCGGCTATGCGATTATGACAGAAACTCCTTGTGTTGTGGTCAACGTGCAGCGCGGTGGTCCATCCACAGGCACGCCAACTGCACCCGCGCAAGGTGACATCATGCAAGCAAGGTGGGGCACACATGGTGATCATTCGATCATTGCTCTTACTCCCGGCTATCCACAGGAAGTCTACCGTGAGACGATTCGTGCCTTTCACTTGGCTGAAGAATATCGTACGCCTGTCGTTCTGCTGATAGATGAGATCATTGCTCACACAACTGAAAGTTTTGAGTTGCCCACGGGAAGCGATCTCGATCCGATTCACCCACGCAGTTGGTATCAGGAAAGGTATGGTGCCAATAGCTACCGTCCGTTCCACGATTTCTATCAGGGCAAGCACATTCACATCACCGGTCTGACCCATAATCGGGCGGGTTTTGGAACCACTGCCCCTGAGATTGTTCAGGAGAGCATAGAGCATCTCGTCAACAAAATTTTGCTTAAGCAGCGAGACATCGAGCGCAATGAGTCCTATTTGCTGGATGATGCGGACATAGCAATCATAACATTTGGTTCTCCGGGCCGCGCCTCGAGAGTCGCCGTGGATGCTGCACGTGCCGAGGGAATAAAAGCCGGACTAATGCGCATAATCACTTTCTGGCCTTTTCCCAAAGACACCGTTCGCGCATTGACCGACAGGGTGAAGGCCGTGATCGTACCTGAAATGAATATGGGTATGCTGCGGATGGAAGTCGAACGTTCCGCGATGCGGAGAGATGTGAGCCTGTTTGGAGTAAATCGCGTCGGCGGAGTTCCGATTGAACCGCAGAACGTCTTGGACAAGATACGCGAGGTGCATCGTGGCCTTTAA
- a CDS encoding 2-oxoacid:ferredoxin oxidoreductase subunit beta, protein MAFNYAEWLRPELMPHIWCPGCGIGVVLKSLIRSMESMGWDQDTTGFVSGIGCTSRAPGYVNMNTLHTTHGRALTFATGLKMAAPEKNVVVMAGDGDSAAIGGNHLIHSCRRNINITLVIVNNEIYGMTGGQFSPTTPGGARAATSPYGNIDPGFDLCKLCIAAGATYVARGHVANGIYLERLIKGGLAHKGFAVIEVMSNCHTQFGRRNKHPDPAELVQHIASNAVMLSKWEKMTPEEREGKYPIGVMHKVTDQPEYSERYAQLQKYAQERVRDAARKIVESESIKPKPEPTGGGSPFEV, encoded by the coding sequence GTGGCCTTTAATTACGCAGAATGGTTGCGTCCAGAACTGATGCCGCATATTTGGTGCCCGGGGTGCGGGATTGGCGTGGTTTTGAAATCGTTGATTCGCAGCATGGAGTCGATGGGCTGGGATCAGGACACCACAGGATTTGTTTCGGGCATCGGATGCACGTCGCGAGCTCCGGGATACGTCAACATGAACACGCTGCACACGACTCATGGCCGCGCGTTGACGTTTGCCACCGGATTGAAGATGGCTGCGCCGGAAAAGAACGTCGTGGTTATGGCAGGTGACGGAGACTCTGCGGCGATTGGCGGTAATCATCTTATTCACAGCTGCCGCCGCAACATCAATATCACATTAGTCATCGTGAATAACGAGATTTACGGCATGACCGGTGGCCAGTTTTCACCAACCACTCCGGGCGGTGCACGTGCCGCAACTTCGCCGTATGGAAACATAGACCCGGGCTTTGATCTCTGTAAGCTATGTATTGCGGCAGGCGCGACCTACGTGGCGCGCGGACATGTAGCGAACGGGATTTATCTGGAGCGATTGATCAAAGGCGGGTTGGCCCACAAAGGCTTTGCAGTCATCGAAGTCATGTCCAATTGCCACACGCAATTCGGACGCCGCAATAAACACCCGGACCCCGCCGAACTCGTGCAGCACATCGCGTCGAATGCGGTAATGCTTAGCAAGTGGGAGAAAATGACCCCGGAAGAGCGTGAAGGCAAATACCCGATAGGCGTTATGCACAAAGTCACGGATCAGCCAGAATACAGCGAACGCTATGCGCAGCTTCAGAAGTATGCGCAGGAACGTGTGCGGGATGCGGCGCGCAAGATAGTCGAATCAGAATCCATCAAACCCAAGCCGGAACCGACCGGAGGAGGAAGCCCCTTTGAGGTCTGA
- a CDS encoding 2-oxoacid:acceptor oxidoreductase family protein: MRSEIRFAGVGGQGNILAGEWVALAAHNMGLNALQSPTYTAQVRGGPTTVDVLIDKEPIGYPRLTSIDFFLCLAQNAWKLFSTQLREDTIVVIDPNLVKNTGSGPQLIYPIPIIQVTKQTVEKPVFTSAVSLGIFCKLMNVIPKEEMIHTIEQNAPAGTVEKNLLAFHTGWDIVSNVTPVPRNELGMAKV, translated from the coding sequence TTGAGGTCTGAAATTCGATTTGCCGGAGTCGGCGGCCAAGGGAATATTCTTGCGGGCGAGTGGGTGGCTCTCGCGGCGCACAATATGGGTTTGAATGCTCTACAGAGTCCAACCTATACTGCGCAAGTGCGGGGCGGCCCCACAACGGTGGACGTGTTGATTGACAAGGAGCCTATTGGCTACCCGCGCTTGACCAGTATCGATTTCTTTCTCTGTCTTGCTCAGAATGCATGGAAGCTCTTTTCCACTCAACTTCGCGAAGATACCATCGTCGTGATTGACCCCAATCTTGTGAAAAACACCGGATCAGGGCCGCAGCTAATCTATCCGATACCGATCATTCAGGTTACCAAGCAAACGGTCGAAAAGCCGGTGTTCACAAGTGCTGTTTCGTTAGGAATATTCTGTAAGCTGATGAACGTGATTCCGAAGGAAGAGATGATCCACACAATCGAGCAGAATGCCCCCGCTGGAACGGTTGAGAAGAACTTGCTGGCTTTTCATACGGGTTGGGACATTGTCAGTAATGTCACGCCGGTTCCGCGAAACGAGTTGGGAATGGCGAAAGTCTGA
- a CDS encoding sulfide/dihydroorotate dehydrogenase-like FAD/NAD-binding protein: protein MHRRLADRIHEYWVEAPLIAKKHRAGQFVILRLHEHGERIPLTVVETDSERGLIRLIVQVAGKTTEEFGYYTAGDRILDLVGPLGLQTHIEDWGKLIVIGGGVGAAPLLPIAKAAKAQGNTVHAIIGARSKNLLILTDEFAEVCDELRVCTDDGTHGSKGFVSDVLDHWCDEGAGYKFGIAVGPVPMMNAVAKVLKRWEIPGLASLNPIMVDGTGMCGACRVTVHGETRFACVEGPEFDIHGVDFNELTLRNRSYVSEEHVAVEHLHSCHLTQAISHA, encoded by the coding sequence ATGCACCGACGGCTCGCGGATCGCATCCACGAGTACTGGGTCGAGGCACCTTTAATTGCAAAGAAACATCGGGCCGGTCAATTTGTCATTCTTCGCCTGCATGAGCATGGCGAGCGCATTCCGCTGACAGTCGTGGAGACCGACTCAGAACGAGGCTTGATCCGCCTGATTGTGCAGGTGGCGGGAAAGACGACCGAAGAGTTTGGCTACTATACGGCTGGCGACCGCATTCTCGATCTGGTCGGCCCCCTTGGACTGCAAACGCATATCGAGGATTGGGGCAAGCTCATCGTCATTGGAGGAGGTGTCGGAGCCGCGCCGTTGCTGCCGATTGCCAAAGCCGCGAAAGCCCAGGGCAATACAGTTCACGCGATTATCGGCGCCCGATCGAAAAACCTTCTCATCCTGACCGACGAGTTTGCAGAAGTTTGTGATGAATTGCGAGTTTGCACAGACGACGGCACTCATGGCTCAAAAGGATTTGTATCTGATGTGCTGGACCATTGGTGTGACGAGGGCGCAGGCTACAAATTCGGCATTGCCGTTGGTCCCGTGCCCATGATGAATGCTGTTGCAAAAGTCTTGAAGCGATGGGAAATCCCGGGACTGGCCTCGTTGAATCCGATAATGGTCGATGGCACCGGAATGTGCGGCGCTTGTCGCGTAACCGTGCATGGTGAGACACGCTTTGCCTGCGTTGAAGGTCCGGAATTTGACATACACGGAGTCGACTTCAACGAACTGACTCTTCGCAACCGTTCGTATGTGTCTGAGGAACACGTTGCGGTCGAACATCTGCACTCTTGTCACTTGACACAGGCCATCAGTCATGCCTGA